A region from the Pseudonocardia petroleophila genome encodes:
- a CDS encoding sensor histidine kinase — translation MTRLSLRWRVALAFGLGALLFTGVFATATWNLASGYMLRQRETSASLQAELNVRLVEASLRSGSEGLDDLLTGLSTDSESTVLLRRPEGWITSGRQVDPERLPTALRELARRGTPALQRLMVDRVPVLAVTHPVTSAGTAYVELFPLSQLDRTFRFISTVLAAGVALSALLGVALGSWASRRALRPLTELTAAASRVAGGDVRARLPEQGDPDLAPLAVTFNRTAEALENRVRRDARFAADVSHELRSPLTTMANAAEVLVRRRGEISGVAGRALDLLLGETGRFQRMVVDLLEISGDRDDGPSESVDLVDLVDLVDHVVGVRASARPVVESADPAPIVQGDRRRLDRVVANLLDNADRYGGGPVRVAVLRRGGQARVEVDDAGPGVAEQYREVVFERFARGAEAGRRGGDGGSGLGLALVAQHVRYHGGAVWVEDRPGGGARFVVELPEAPR, via the coding sequence GTGACCCGCCTGTCGTTGCGGTGGCGGGTGGCCCTGGCCTTCGGTCTGGGCGCCCTGCTGTTCACCGGTGTGTTCGCCACCGCCACGTGGAACCTCGCGTCCGGCTACATGCTGCGCCAGCGCGAGACCAGCGCGTCCCTGCAGGCCGAGCTCAACGTGCGCCTGGTGGAGGCGTCGCTGCGGTCGGGTTCGGAGGGACTGGACGACCTGCTGACCGGGCTGAGCACCGACTCGGAGTCGACGGTGCTGCTGCGCCGCCCGGAGGGGTGGATCACCAGCGGTCGCCAGGTGGACCCCGAGCGGCTCCCGACCGCGCTGCGCGAGCTCGCCCGCCGGGGGACGCCGGCGCTGCAGCGGCTCATGGTCGACCGGGTGCCCGTGCTCGCCGTCACCCATCCCGTCACCTCGGCCGGCACCGCGTACGTCGAGCTGTTCCCGCTCTCGCAGCTCGACCGCACGTTCCGGTTCATCAGCACGGTGCTGGCCGCGGGCGTCGCACTGAGCGCGCTGCTCGGGGTGGCCCTGGGGTCCTGGGCCAGCCGGCGGGCGCTGCGGCCGCTGACCGAGCTGACCGCCGCGGCGTCGCGGGTCGCGGGCGGTGACGTGCGCGCCCGCCTGCCCGAGCAGGGCGACCCGGACCTCGCCCCACTCGCCGTCACGTTCAACCGCACCGCCGAGGCGCTGGAGAACCGGGTGCGCCGCGACGCCCGCTTCGCCGCGGACGTCAGCCACGAGCTGCGCTCGCCGCTGACCACGATGGCCAACGCGGCCGAGGTGCTCGTGCGCCGCCGCGGCGAGATCTCCGGCGTCGCGGGCCGGGCCCTCGACCTGCTGCTCGGGGAGACCGGACGGTTCCAGCGCATGGTCGTGGACCTGCTGGAGATCTCGGGTGACCGGGACGACGGCCCCAGCGAGTCGGTCGACCTCGTCGACCTCGTCGACCTCGTCGACCACGTCGTCGGGGTCCGGGCGTCCGCTCGGCCCGTCGTCGAGTCCGCCGATCCGGCCCCGATCGTGCAGGGCGACCGGCGGCGACTCGACCGGGTGGTGGCCAACCTGCTCGACAACGCGGACCGGTACGGGGGAGGGCCGGTGCGCGTGGCGGTGCTGCGCCGCGGCGGGCAGGCACGCGTCGAGGTGGACGACGCCGGTCCGGGGGTGGCCGAGCAGTACCGTGAGGTGGTGTTCGAGCGGTTCGCCCGCGGTGCGGAGGCGGGTCGCCGGGGCGGGGACGGGGGCAGCGGCCTGGGGCTGGCGCTGGTCGCCCAGCACGTGCGGTACCACGGCGGCGCGGTCTGGGTCGAGGACCGTCCCGGTGGGGGAGCCCGCTTCGTCGTCGAGCTGCCGGAGGCCCCGCGATGA
- a CDS encoding response regulator transcription factor, with protein MDARLLMVEDDERIRQALGLALADEGCEVVEAGSGEEALRLIGTTDVDVVLLDLMLPGIDGLEVCRLLRSRGDLPIIIVSARTDTADVIAGLEAGADDYVTKPLVASELAARIRSLLRRRQPGPEGPRTLRVGDVEISPEEEVARRCGEEVHLTRTEFGLLLELAGAGGRVVTREELLRRVWGYDYFGDTRLLDVHIRRLRRKIERDPDAPTCVLTVRGRGYKVGPAG; from the coding sequence ATGGATGCGCGACTGCTGATGGTCGAGGACGACGAACGCATCCGCCAGGCGTTGGGCCTGGCCCTCGCCGACGAGGGCTGCGAGGTCGTGGAGGCCGGGTCGGGCGAGGAGGCCCTGCGGCTGATCGGCACCACGGACGTCGACGTCGTGCTGCTCGACCTCATGCTCCCCGGCATCGACGGGTTGGAGGTCTGCCGGCTGCTGCGGTCCCGCGGCGATCTGCCGATCATCATCGTCTCGGCGCGGACCGACACCGCCGACGTGATCGCCGGTCTCGAGGCGGGAGCCGACGACTACGTGACCAAGCCGCTGGTGGCGAGTGAGCTGGCCGCCCGCATCCGCTCCCTGCTCCGCAGGCGCCAGCCGGGGCCGGAGGGTCCGCGGACGCTCCGCGTCGGCGACGTCGAGATCTCCCCCGAGGAGGAGGTCGCCCGGCGGTGCGGCGAGGAGGTGCACCTGACCCGCACCGAGTTCGGGCTCCTGCTCGAGCTCGCCGGGGCCGGGGGCCGGGTCGTGACCCGCGAGGAGCTGCTGCGGCGGGTGTGGGGCTACGACTACTTCGGGGACACCCGCCTGCTCGACGTGCACATCCGCCGGCTGCGCCGCAAGATCGAGCGGGACCCCGACGCCCCGACGTGCGTGCTGACCGTCCGCGGCCGGGGGTACAAGGTGGGACCGGCGGGGTGA
- a CDS encoding GDSL-type esterase/lipase family protein: MSRAVVAARSWSTALAVALCVLVGVPLVVWLNPDQQVRIAGQSVGVGARDPQLTAVGPAQLVQIGNTELDLTGVQVYGPLRPRLSLGPVQRNADAMQVFDPARTAEVASGASRTLVEAFARWYLWGALGAVVVALAVSALTGCLRMLAVLRREGRRRGSDAVPVADLWHACSASVRRTTAITITASVLAWGACGALAYAGTVHGLSGVTSLADLAGSTRVTPSPVGPVVTGYSGAVIGDSRVARLGGPPPADATGEDLGCRRSADSLAVELTGLLAAPVLNLACSGASIDQGLRGGQQLPGAVAPPQVGRLKQVQGLDFVVVAIGPNDLHWSDFLLYCYGLATCDDRLTSGEFDYRLGAFDQDYAALLQDLNDLPGAPQVIVMTSYDAFAPGADEQCPDVRGPDGVPGLDAQKIALLAVRNARLNSVLEAGAKQYGFTVARPRITSLCGGATDGLGRDLQGLADPEPFHPTGIGSLRLAASVARLVDRVPTTRLVDAGP, translated from the coding sequence ATGAGCCGCGCCGTCGTCGCGGCCCGGTCGTGGTCGACGGCACTGGCCGTCGCGCTGTGCGTGCTCGTCGGCGTCCCGCTTGTCGTCTGGCTCAACCCGGACCAGCAGGTGCGCATCGCCGGCCAGTCGGTCGGCGTCGGCGCCCGCGACCCGCAGCTCACCGCGGTCGGACCGGCGCAGCTGGTGCAGATCGGCAACACCGAGCTCGACCTGACGGGCGTGCAGGTCTACGGCCCGCTGCGGCCGCGGCTGTCGCTGGGCCCCGTGCAGCGCAACGCCGACGCGATGCAGGTGTTCGACCCCGCCCGCACCGCGGAGGTCGCCTCCGGCGCGTCGCGCACCCTCGTCGAGGCGTTCGCCCGGTGGTACCTCTGGGGCGCGCTGGGTGCCGTGGTGGTCGCCCTCGCGGTGAGCGCGCTGACCGGATGCCTCCGGATGCTCGCCGTGCTGCGCCGGGAGGGCCGTCGCCGGGGGAGCGACGCGGTGCCGGTCGCCGACCTGTGGCACGCGTGCTCCGCATCGGTCCGCCGGACGACCGCGATCACGATCACCGCCTCGGTCCTCGCGTGGGGTGCCTGCGGCGCACTCGCCTACGCCGGGACCGTGCACGGGCTGTCCGGCGTCACCTCGCTGGCCGACCTCGCCGGCTCCACCCGCGTGACGCCGTCCCCGGTCGGCCCGGTCGTGACGGGGTACTCGGGCGCGGTCATCGGTGACTCGCGGGTCGCGCGGCTCGGTGGCCCGCCGCCCGCGGACGCGACGGGGGAGGACCTCGGGTGCCGGCGCAGTGCCGACTCGCTCGCGGTGGAGCTGACCGGGCTGCTCGCTGCGCCGGTGCTGAACCTGGCCTGCTCCGGGGCGAGCATCGACCAGGGTCTGCGCGGTGGCCAGCAGCTCCCCGGCGCCGTGGCACCCCCGCAGGTCGGCCGCCTCAAGCAGGTGCAGGGGCTGGACTTCGTCGTCGTCGCCATCGGGCCCAACGACCTGCACTGGTCGGACTTCCTCCTGTACTGCTACGGCCTCGCCACCTGTGACGACAGGTTGACCAGCGGCGAGTTCGACTACCGCCTGGGCGCGTTCGACCAGGACTACGCCGCGCTCCTGCAGGACCTCAACGACCTGCCGGGCGCACCCCAGGTCATCGTCATGACCTCCTACGACGCGTTCGCGCCGGGTGCCGACGAGCAGTGCCCCGACGTGCGCGGCCCCGACGGCGTCCCCGGGCTCGACGCACAGAAGATCGCGCTGCTGGCCGTGCGCAACGCACGGCTCAACTCGGTGCTGGAGGCCGGCGCGAAGCAGTACGGGTTCACGGTCGCCCGGCCGCGGATCACGTCGCTGTGCGGCGGGGCCACCGACGGGCTCGGACGCGATCTCCAGGGCCTCGCCGACCCCGAGCCGTTCCATCCGACCGGGATCGGGTCGCTGCGGCTGGCCGCCTCGGTCGCCCGGCTCGTCGACCGGGTCCCCACCACGCGGCTCGTCGACGCCGGACCGTGA
- a CDS encoding DUF3040 domain-containing protein, which produces MRDRIREARRLAAIARQLAADDPQLAEAFHLWNERCGGAPAARAAMGPAATVLGALRGVLGRLLRR; this is translated from the coding sequence GTGCGCGACAGGATCCGCGAGGCGCGCCGGCTCGCGGCGATCGCGCGGCAGCTGGCCGCGGACGATCCGCAGTTGGCCGAGGCGTTCCACCTATGGAACGAGCGGTGCGGTGGGGCGCCCGCCGCCCGGGCGGCGATGGGGCCGGCCGCGACGGTGCTCGGCGCGCTGCGCGGGGTGCTCGGTCGGCTGCTGCGCCGGTGA
- a CDS encoding MarR family winged helix-turn-helix transcriptional regulator gives MSDATPRPGVPSTPGSDGRELVDAVMTASRALVAIAARSLAAAGEVTLPQYRALVVLATRGPQRPVDLATALGVNPSSATRLLDRLAVAGLIRRTRLRADRRSLRVALSPAGRDLVAEVTRRRRAEVERLFAALPADQHALVITALQAISEAAGETPEGDLDAGLGWY, from the coding sequence GTGAGCGATGCGACGCCGCGGCCGGGGGTGCCGTCCACCCCTGGATCCGACGGCCGCGAGCTCGTCGATGCCGTGATGACGGCGAGCCGGGCGCTCGTCGCGATCGCGGCGCGGTCGCTGGCCGCCGCGGGCGAGGTCACGCTGCCGCAGTACCGCGCGCTGGTGGTCCTGGCCACCCGCGGGCCGCAGCGGCCGGTCGACCTCGCGACCGCGCTCGGGGTCAACCCGTCCTCGGCCACCCGGCTGCTGGACCGGCTCGCCGTGGCCGGTCTGATCCGTCGGACCCGGTTGCGGGCCGACCGCCGGTCGCTGCGGGTGGCGCTCTCCCCGGCCGGGCGGGACCTCGTCGCGGAGGTGACGCGGCGGCGCCGGGCGGAGGTCGAGCGGCTGTTCGCGGCGCTGCCCGCGGACCAGCACGCGTTGGTGATCACGGCACTGCAGGCGATCTCCGAGGCCGCGGGCGAGACCCCCGAGGGTGACCTCGACGCCGGTCTCGGCTGGTACTGA
- a CDS encoding chloride channel protein, with protein MHASLLHRRVRVVHDLLRGSAPGLVGLALLVGAGAGLGAVVFRWLITVFTELFTGTTDYSATGGTAHPAFPWAGAWFVVLAPVLGGLLYGPLVHRFAREARGHGVPEVMLAVARNGGRIPPRVAVVKSLASALCIGSGGSVGREGPIVQIGAALGSSMGQWLRVPPHRLGLLVACGAAGGISATFNAPVAGVFFALELILRSFTAEAFGVVVIASVTASVVGRAVMGDEPFLVLPPFSVGSPVEYLLYAALGLLAGLLGWAFARFLYRVEDACDRVWRGPEWLRPAVGGLLLGGVLLVLPQMYGVGYPVLQNGIDGGYALGFLLVLLAGKMLATSLTIGIGGSGGVFAPSLFIGAMGGTAFGLVAQAAFPGLDISPGAYGLIGMAAVFAGASHAPIAALVIVFELTGQYSIILPLMAAVALATGISHLVSRETIYTLKLLRRGLDITAEPAPDLLRSLTVGQAMGPVPEPLEGSCRVPEIVARLESARYGAAPVRVGGDHLGTVVAADALAPAGPGVTAADLARTLPPLHAGTPLHDAVPVLHEHATTGLPVVGPGGRDPIGWVDHRDVVAACATARSAGGARSAGSGHRAEPPGRDV; from the coding sequence ATGCATGCTTCTCTGCTGCACCGGCGTGTCCGTGTCGTGCACGACCTGCTGCGCGGCTCCGCACCCGGCCTGGTCGGGCTCGCGCTGCTGGTCGGGGCGGGTGCGGGCCTGGGGGCGGTGGTGTTCCGCTGGTTGATCACGGTGTTCACCGAGCTGTTCACGGGCACCACCGACTACAGCGCGACCGGCGGCACGGCCCACCCGGCGTTCCCCTGGGCGGGCGCGTGGTTCGTGGTGCTGGCCCCGGTGCTGGGCGGCCTGCTGTACGGACCGCTGGTGCACCGCTTCGCCCGCGAGGCACGCGGCCACGGCGTGCCCGAGGTCATGCTCGCCGTCGCCCGCAACGGCGGCCGGATCCCACCCCGGGTGGCCGTGGTCAAGTCCCTGGCCTCGGCCCTGTGCATCGGCTCGGGCGGGTCGGTGGGCCGCGAGGGCCCCATCGTCCAGATCGGCGCCGCGCTGGGCTCGTCGATGGGGCAGTGGCTGAGGGTGCCCCCGCACCGGCTCGGCCTGCTCGTCGCCTGCGGCGCCGCCGGTGGCATCTCCGCGACCTTCAACGCCCCCGTCGCCGGCGTCTTCTTCGCCCTCGAGCTCATCCTCCGGTCGTTCACCGCGGAGGCGTTCGGGGTCGTCGTGATCGCCTCGGTGACCGCCTCGGTCGTCGGGCGCGCCGTGATGGGGGACGAACCGTTCCTGGTCCTGCCCCCGTTCAGCGTCGGCTCGCCGGTCGAGTACCTGCTCTACGCGGCGCTCGGGCTGCTCGCCGGCCTGCTGGGCTGGGCGTTCGCCCGGTTCCTCTACCGCGTCGAGGACGCCTGCGACCGGGTGTGGCGCGGCCCCGAGTGGCTGCGCCCGGCCGTGGGCGGCCTGCTGCTGGGCGGGGTGCTGCTCGTCCTGCCGCAGATGTACGGGGTCGGCTACCCGGTCCTGCAGAACGGGATCGACGGCGGGTACGCGCTCGGCTTCCTGCTCGTCCTGCTCGCCGGCAAGATGCTCGCCACGAGCCTGACCATCGGGATCGGCGGCTCGGGCGGGGTCTTCGCGCCGTCGCTGTTCATCGGCGCCATGGGTGGCACGGCGTTCGGGCTCGTCGCCCAGGCCGCGTTCCCCGGTCTGGACATCTCCCCCGGCGCCTACGGTCTGATCGGGATGGCCGCGGTGTTCGCCGGAGCGAGCCACGCCCCGATCGCGGCGCTCGTCATCGTCTTCGAGCTGACCGGGCAGTACTCGATCATCCTCCCGCTGATGGCCGCGGTCGCGCTCGCCACCGGGATCAGCCACCTGGTCTCCCGCGAGACGATCTACACGCTGAAGCTGCTCCGCCGGGGCCTGGACATCACCGCCGAGCCGGCCCCGGACCTGCTGCGCAGCCTGACCGTCGGGCAGGCGATGGGCCCCGTGCCCGAGCCGCTGGAGGGGAGCTGCCGCGTGCCCGAGATCGTCGCCCGACTCGAGTCGGCCCGCTACGGCGCCGCGCCGGTCCGGGTCGGTGGTGACCACCTCGGCACGGTCGTCGCGGCGGACGCGCTGGCCCCCGCCGGTCCGGGTGTCACGGCCGCCGACCTGGCGCGCACCCTGCCGCCGTTGCACGCCGGGACGCCGTTGCACGACGCCGTGCCGGTGCTGCACGAACACGCGACGACCGGCCTGCCCGTCGTCGGACCCGGGGGCCGGGACCCGATCGGCTGGGTGGACCACCGCGACGTGGTCGCCGCCTGCGCCACCGCGCGATCCGCCGGAGGCGCCCGTTCCGCCGGCTCAGGCCACCGGGCTGAACCGCCGGGCCGCGACGTGTGA
- the thpD gene encoding ectoine hydroxylase, with translation MAVTDRRTARHGDRYPTRVADRPVIIDRAEPAVWSTAPGLLSAEELAAHERDGFVSVPGLLTPEEVVGFSAELDRLATDPAVHADERTITEKSSGQVRSVFEVHALSRTIADLIADERVAGRARQILGSEVYVHQSRINYKPGFGGGGFYWHSDFETWHAEDGMPSPRAVSISISLTDNYAHNGCLMIMPGSHKEFVACVGETPADHYKDSLKEQEVGTPDQESLTALADRHGIAMITGAAGSATLFDSNCMHGSGGNITPYPRSNIFVVFNSVENRLEEPFAAPAPRPSHVAARRFSPVA, from the coding sequence ATGGCAGTCACGGACCGACGGACGGCACGCCACGGCGACCGCTACCCCACGCGGGTGGCGGACCGCCCGGTGATCATCGACCGGGCGGAACCCGCGGTGTGGAGCACGGCACCGGGGTTGCTCTCGGCCGAGGAGCTCGCGGCGCACGAACGCGACGGCTTCGTATCGGTCCCGGGACTGCTCACCCCCGAGGAGGTGGTCGGGTTCTCCGCGGAGCTCGACCGCCTCGCCACCGACCCCGCGGTGCACGCCGACGAGCGCACGATCACCGAGAAGTCCTCCGGGCAGGTGCGCTCGGTCTTCGAGGTGCACGCGCTGAGCCGCACGATCGCCGACCTCATCGCCGACGAGCGCGTGGCCGGCCGGGCCCGGCAGATCCTCGGCTCCGAGGTCTACGTCCACCAGAGCCGGATCAACTACAAGCCCGGCTTCGGCGGCGGCGGGTTCTACTGGCACTCCGACTTCGAGACCTGGCACGCCGAGGACGGCATGCCCTCCCCGCGCGCGGTGAGCATCTCGATCTCGCTGACCGACAACTACGCGCACAACGGCTGCCTGATGATCATGCCGGGGTCGCACAAGGAGTTCGTCGCCTGCGTGGGGGAGACCCCCGCCGACCACTACAAGGACTCGCTCAAGGAGCAGGAGGTCGGCACCCCCGACCAGGAGAGCCTCACCGCTCTTGCCGACCGGCACGGGATCGCGATGATCACCGGTGCGGCCGGGTCGGCCACGCTGTTCGACTCCAACTGCATGCACGGCTCCGGCGGGAACATCACCCCGTACCCGCGGTCGAACATCTTCGTGGTGTTCAACAGCGTGGAGAACCGGTTGGAGGAGCCGTTCGCGGCCCCGGCCCCGCGGCCGTCACACGTCGCGGCCCGGCGGTTCAGCCCGGTGGCCTGA
- a CDS encoding ectoine synthase codes for MIVRTLDEITDTERDVKTENWRSKRIVLGGDRVGFSVHETVLKAGTVNDFWYANHIEAVFITEGEGELYDKDNDTTYALAPGSIYVLNGNERHQLRPRTQMRTVCVFNPPVTGREVHDENGVYPLITVDEEEKEAS; via the coding sequence ATGATCGTCCGCACGCTCGACGAGATCACCGACACCGAACGCGACGTCAAGACCGAGAACTGGCGCAGCAAGCGCATCGTCCTCGGCGGCGACCGCGTCGGGTTCTCGGTGCACGAGACGGTGCTCAAGGCCGGCACCGTCAACGACTTCTGGTACGCGAACCACATCGAGGCCGTCTTCATCACCGAGGGTGAGGGCGAGCTGTACGACAAGGACAACGACACGACCTACGCGCTCGCGCCCGGGTCGATCTACGTCCTGAACGGAAACGAGCGCCACCAGCTGCGTCCGCGCACGCAGATGCGGACGGTGTGCGTGTTCAACCCTCCCGTCACCGGTCGCGAGGTGCACGACGAGAACGGCGTGTACCCGCTGATCACGGTGGACGAGGAGGAGAAGGAGGCTTCGTAG
- the ectB gene encoding diaminobutyrate--2-oxoglutarate transaminase → MTVFEDLESEVRSYCRNWPVVFDTAVGSRLTDVDGNTYLDFFAGAGALNYGHNPPALKKPLLEYLARDGITHGLDMYTTAKGEFLHAFEDGILKPRGLDYKVQFPGPTGANTVESALKLARKISGKEAMINFTNAFHGMTLGALSVTGNSMKRGGAGIPLVHATPMPFDNYFDGTQPDFLWMEKLLQDSGSGLNEPAAVIVETVQGEGGINPARVEWLQGLDALCKRNGILLIVDDVQMGIGRTGPFFSFEIAGIQPDIVCISKSISGYGLPMALTLIKPEHDVWGPGEHNGTFRGNNPAFVTATAAIKEFWSDDALERSTIAKGERVHEAFSEIAARSQTVELTPKGRGLARGLQFGQPELAAKACAAAFERGLLMETSGPSDEVMKILPALTITDAELDEGLAIVAESVAAVTEGMSQ, encoded by the coding sequence ATGACCGTGTTCGAAGACCTGGAGTCCGAGGTCCGCAGCTACTGCCGGAACTGGCCGGTCGTGTTCGACACCGCGGTCGGTTCGCGCCTCACCGATGTCGACGGGAACACCTATCTGGACTTCTTCGCCGGGGCGGGGGCGTTGAACTACGGGCACAACCCGCCGGCGTTGAAGAAGCCGTTGTTGGAGTACCTGGCCCGGGACGGGATCACCCACGGGCTGGACATGTACACCACGGCCAAGGGTGAGTTCCTGCACGCGTTCGAGGACGGGATCCTCAAGCCGCGTGGGTTGGACTACAAGGTGCAGTTCCCCGGTCCGACGGGTGCGAACACGGTGGAGTCGGCGTTGAAGCTGGCGCGGAAGATCAGCGGCAAAGAGGCCATGATCAATTTCACGAACGCGTTCCACGGGATGACGCTGGGTGCGTTGTCGGTGACGGGTAACTCGATGAAGCGCGGCGGGGCCGGCATTCCGCTGGTGCATGCCACGCCGATGCCGTTCGACAACTACTTCGACGGTACGCAGCCGGACTTCCTGTGGATGGAGAAGCTGCTGCAGGACTCCGGTTCGGGGTTGAACGAGCCGGCTGCGGTGATCGTGGAGACGGTGCAGGGCGAGGGCGGGATCAACCCGGCGCGGGTGGAGTGGTTGCAGGGCCTGGACGCGTTGTGCAAGCGCAACGGCATCCTGCTGATCGTCGACGACGTGCAGATGGGCATCGGCCGCACCGGCCCGTTCTTCTCCTTCGAGATCGCGGGTATCCAGCCCGACATCGTGTGCATCTCCAAGTCGATCAGCGGTTACGGGTTGCCGATGGCGCTGACGCTGATCAAGCCGGAGCACGACGTGTGGGGTCCCGGCGAGCACAACGGCACCTTCCGCGGCAACAACCCCGCGTTCGTCACCGCGACGGCGGCGATCAAGGAGTTCTGGTCCGACGACGCGCTGGAGCGGTCGACGATCGCGAAGGGGGAGCGGGTGCACGAGGCGTTCTCCGAGATCGCGGCGCGTTCGCAGACCGTGGAGCTGACCCCGAAGGGTCGTGGGTTGGCGCGCGGTCTGCAGTTCGGGCAGCCGGAGCTCGCGGCGAAGGCGTGTGCCGCGGCGTTCGAACGGGGACTGCTCATGGAGACCTCGGGCCCGTCCGACGAGGTCATGAAGATCCTCCCGGCCCTGACCATCACCGATGCCGAGCTCGACGAGGGTCTCGCCATCGTCGCGGAGTCCGTGGCCGCCGTCACCGAAGGGATGTCCCAGTAG
- a CDS encoding 2-keto-4-pentenoate hydratase, which produces MDPDLAHRHAQRLHRAHRAGEVLDAAAHDVAATMAEAYAVQDRLTDLRLADGRRLVGHKLGYTSAAMREQMGVAEPNHGPLFDDMLLPGVATGFVQPRVEPEIGVVLGRDLHGDDLDLDQVAAAVAEVRPSLEVVDSVWADYRFTVEQNTADGSSAAGVVLGPPLDVDPLGCHRTSVRLLHDGVEVATATGAAAGGHPLAGVAWLCARLAQAGRGLAAGQLVITGGLTAAVPLRVGGTVEAVFDGRTAVRVTRD; this is translated from the coding sequence ATGGATCCCGATCTCGCGCACCGGCACGCGCAACGGCTGCACCGGGCGCACCGCGCGGGCGAGGTGCTCGACGCGGCGGCCCACGACGTCGCCGCCACCATGGCCGAGGCCTACGCCGTGCAGGACCGGCTGACCGACCTGCGGCTGGCCGACGGCCGGCGCCTGGTCGGCCACAAGCTCGGGTACACCTCCGCGGCGATGCGCGAGCAGATGGGCGTGGCCGAGCCGAACCACGGCCCCCTGTTCGACGACATGCTGCTCCCCGGGGTGGCCACCGGGTTCGTCCAGCCCCGCGTCGAACCGGAGATCGGGGTGGTGCTGGGTCGGGACCTGCACGGCGACGACCTGGACCTCGATCAGGTCGCCGCGGCGGTCGCCGAGGTGCGCCCCAGCCTGGAGGTCGTCGACTCGGTGTGGGCCGACTACCGCTTCACCGTCGAGCAGAACACCGCCGACGGGTCGTCGGCCGCCGGCGTCGTCCTCGGCCCGCCGCTGGACGTCGACCCGCTCGGGTGCCACCGCACGTCGGTCCGGCTGCTGCACGACGGCGTCGAGGTGGCCACGGCCACCGGGGCGGCGGCCGGCGGCCACCCGCTCGCCGGGGTCGCGTGGCTCTGCGCCCGGCTGGCGCAGGCCGGGCGCGGGCTGGCGGCCGGTCAGCTGGTGATCACCGGAGGCCTCACCGCCGCGGTGCCGCTGCGCGTCGGCGGCACCGTCGAGGCGGTCTTCGACGGGCGGACGGCGGTGCGGGTCACGCGGGACTGA
- a CDS encoding thiolase family protein: protein MRPVYVSAAAVVPFGKQPGRPAAELGAAAAAELLRGAGLSPDAVEAGFVGAVYGGSLIAQRVLQRVGVSGPPVFSVENACASSGAAAHLAWQAIAAGVYDCVLVAGVENLTAFGSGALPLTSADIEVEQGQVMPAAYAMRAQRYLHETTATVADLTAVTVKNRGNGALNPRAHFRKEVTAAEVDASRPVADPLQLMHCCPNTDGAAAVLLTSDGFARELGTPRTRIRASVIRSGRFHTSFRDMTWPDITERSARAAYGMAGLGPADLDLVELHDAFAIAELLHAEALGLADRGTAHKAVAGGEFHRDGRVAVSPSGGLLSRGHPVGATGASQLAECHWQLTGAAGALQVPGAEVALAHTTGGGIYGVDNGACSIHILTAED, encoded by the coding sequence ATGAGGCCCGTCTACGTCTCCGCGGCCGCGGTCGTCCCGTTCGGCAAGCAGCCCGGCCGCCCCGCCGCCGAGCTCGGCGCCGCGGCCGCGGCGGAGCTGCTGCGCGGGGCCGGGCTGTCCCCCGACGCGGTCGAGGCGGGTTTCGTCGGCGCGGTCTACGGCGGGTCGCTCATCGCCCAGCGGGTGCTGCAGCGGGTCGGCGTCTCGGGCCCGCCGGTGTTCTCCGTCGAGAACGCCTGCGCCAGCAGCGGGGCGGCGGCGCACCTGGCGTGGCAGGCGATCGCCGCCGGTGTGTACGACTGCGTGCTGGTGGCCGGGGTGGAGAACCTGACCGCGTTCGGCAGTGGGGCGCTGCCGCTGACCAGCGCGGACATCGAGGTCGAGCAGGGCCAGGTCATGCCCGCGGCGTACGCGATGCGGGCGCAGCGGTACCTGCACGAGACCACCGCGACCGTCGCCGACCTCACCGCCGTCACGGTGAAGAACCGCGGCAACGGCGCGCTGAACCCTCGTGCGCACTTCCGGAAGGAGGTGACCGCCGCGGAGGTCGACGCGTCCCGCCCGGTGGCCGATCCGCTGCAGCTCATGCACTGCTGCCCCAACACCGACGGTGCCGCCGCCGTCCTGCTCACCAGCGACGGGTTCGCCCGCGAGCTGGGGACGCCGCGCACCCGCATCCGGGCCAGCGTGATCCGGTCCGGGCGGTTCCACACCTCGTTCCGGGACATGACCTGGCCGGACATCACCGAGCGCTCCGCCAGGGCGGCCTACGGGATGGCCGGGCTGGGCCCGGCCGATCTGGACCTCGTCGAGCTGCACGACGCCTTCGCCATCGCCGAGCTCCTGCACGCCGAGGCTCTCGGCCTCGCCGACCGGGGCACGGCCCACAAGGCTGTCGCCGGCGGCGAGTTCCACCGCGACGGGCGGGTCGCCGTCAGCCCCAGCGGTGGGCTCCTCTCCCGTGGCCACCCGGTGGGTGCCACCGGTGCCAGCCAGCTCGCGGAGTGCCACTGGCAGCTGACCGGGGCTGCGGGCGCGCTGCAGGTTCCGGGTGCGGAGGTGGCACTGGCCCACACCACCGGGGGCGGCATCTACGGCGTCGACAACGGCGCCTGCTCGATCCACATCCTCACCGCGGAGGACTGA